Proteins encoded together in one Candidatus Baltobacteraceae bacterium window:
- a CDS encoding erythromycin esterase family protein translates to MTSLSNVRSALSADPTATEQCLAAISAVERELPAGSDARHAATVERQIVQMYSSAYPSARNASRDRSMAENVAWVANETYPRARVALWAHDAHVMSAPYHGITSMGMHLRQIFGDQYYVVGFAFDSGTVAGNGVTVSVPATAPGSLESVLRGIRDPIFGVNLRAISPKTALGEYLGDPQPMRMLGAFYKPEQALDPANIEQVAVTRAFDSLIFVRTSTAAKAVVYQKALAIPTGTAGVTWPTKWLVGGSDPAGYTAGADGSTAAVPGGDIWLSSSTAGVGEVGTTGAKIPLGAYRGKRLRLQGLLNAANATNGAMFWMRVNDPHGVASLDTMSDRPLMGTTGWRPFSIVLDVPEDANDIAFGLILRGTGRVSVSRIALDVVDTSVATTGVKL, encoded by the coding sequence CTGACGTCGCTGTCCAATGTCCGCAGCGCCCTGAGCGCCGATCCAACGGCGACCGAGCAGTGCCTCGCTGCGATAAGTGCCGTCGAGCGCGAACTTCCTGCCGGATCCGACGCGCGCCATGCGGCGACCGTCGAGCGTCAGATCGTCCAAATGTACTCGTCGGCGTACCCGTCCGCGCGAAACGCGTCGCGGGACCGGTCGATGGCCGAGAACGTCGCATGGGTTGCGAATGAAACCTATCCGCGCGCGCGCGTCGCCCTGTGGGCTCACGACGCCCACGTCATGTCTGCGCCATACCACGGCATCACATCAATGGGTATGCACCTCCGTCAGATATTTGGAGACCAGTATTACGTCGTCGGCTTTGCATTCGACAGCGGAACGGTCGCTGGGAACGGTGTGACGGTTTCCGTTCCGGCCACCGCACCCGGTTCGCTCGAGTCGGTGCTGCGCGGAATTCGCGATCCGATCTTCGGCGTCAACCTGCGCGCAATTTCCCCGAAAACGGCGCTGGGAGAATATCTGGGCGACCCGCAGCCGATGCGAATGCTAGGCGCCTTCTATAAGCCCGAGCAAGCCTTGGACCCGGCAAACATCGAGCAAGTCGCCGTGACGAGGGCCTTCGATTCACTTATTTTTGTGAGGACGAGCACGGCGGCGAAAGCCGTTGTCTATCAGAAGGCGCTGGCAATTCCAACCGGTACGGCCGGCGTTACCTGGCCGACGAAATGGCTGGTCGGAGGAAGCGATCCGGCGGGCTATACTGCGGGTGCCGATGGCTCAACGGCAGCGGTTCCGGGCGGTGACATTTGGCTGTCGTCAAGCACCGCGGGTGTGGGCGAAGTGGGGACGACCGGCGCGAAGATCCCGCTCGGTGCGTATCGCGGGAAGCGCTTACGGCTGCAAGGTCTCCTCAACGCTGCAAACGCGACGAACGGCGCAATGTTTTGGATGCGGGTCAACGATCCGCACGGCGTTGCGTCGCTCGATACGATGTCCGACCGTCCGCTTATGGGCACGACCGGCTGGCGGCCGTTTAGCATCGTGCTCGACGTTCCGGAAGATGCAAACGATATCGCCTTCGGGTTGATTCTGCGGGGCACGGGTCGCGTGTCCGTTAGCCGGATCGCGTTAGACGTCGTCGACACGTCCGTTGCGACGACCGGAGTAAAACTTTAG
- a CDS encoding erythromycin esterase family protein: MVGLGEATHGTSEVFSLKDRIYRMLVERMGFTVFAMEMPWLSGRAIDTYVTTGQGNARAILAGSFAVWNNQEVLDLIEWMRAYDAAPGSHARLRFVGIDIEDNPSALARLIPPADARRV, encoded by the coding sequence TTGGTAGGGCTGGGAGAGGCGACGCACGGAACCAGCGAGGTCTTCTCGCTCAAGGACCGCATCTACCGCATGCTCGTCGAGCGTATGGGATTCACCGTCTTTGCGATGGAGATGCCCTGGCTGAGCGGCCGTGCGATCGACACGTACGTCACGACCGGACAAGGCAACGCTCGTGCGATTCTCGCGGGTTCGTTCGCGGTTTGGAATAACCAAGAGGTCCTCGATCTCATCGAATGGATGCGCGCGTACGACGCCGCTCCAGGATCGCACGCCAGGCTGCGGTTCGTCGGCATCGATATCGAGGACAATCCGAGCGCATTGGCACGACTCATTCCACCGGCCGACGCTCGGCGCGTTTGA
- a CDS encoding DUF2269 family protein translates to MLYLALKTIHVLAVVAFVGNIVVGPFWKAFADRTGNAAVMAHTIDGIMRADRIFTIPGVIVLFLAGMATAGVGHYSILGTGWILWGLGLFVISGIAFAPIARAQRELLKIAQAGLQTAQEREQYEAVSRQWNLYGTIATVAPLLALVIMVIKPSLPAFH, encoded by the coding sequence ATGCTGTACCTCGCCTTAAAAACCATCCACGTTCTCGCCGTGGTCGCCTTCGTCGGCAACATCGTCGTAGGCCCATTCTGGAAAGCATTCGCCGATCGCACGGGCAACGCCGCCGTGATGGCGCACACGATCGACGGCATCATGCGCGCCGATCGCATCTTCACGATCCCGGGCGTGATCGTGCTGTTTCTCGCCGGTATGGCAACCGCGGGCGTCGGTCATTACTCGATACTCGGGACAGGCTGGATTCTGTGGGGTCTCGGGCTGTTCGTCATTTCGGGTATCGCGTTCGCACCGATAGCCCGCGCTCAGCGCGAGTTGTTGAAGATCGCGCAGGCCGGCTTACAAACCGCGCAAGAGCGGGAGCAATACGAAGCCGTATCGCGCCAGTGGAACCTCTATGGAACGATTGCGACCGTCGCCCCGCTATTGGCGCTGGTCATCATGGTGATCAAACCGAGCTTGCCGGCATTTCATTAG
- a CDS encoding M48 family metallopeptidase has translation MTRTLQKLLLGLGAGVSAGYFAVRTWEAVRQWHDPPAPLEKDAAAYARTRRRLEVAETVRGIAGAVAFAYGPVGEALDEATLDAPPWLRPALLVGPAVLASAALDLPVSFVQDYALERRYGLSEQSRASWLVDYAKSAALSTGLTVFVTSLFGVAVRHAPRWWPLIASLGTLPLFVLGNLIVPLYVMPLFNEFSPVTGSLERRLRALASRYGVGDAEILRMNMSKQTRKANAFVTGIGNTHRIVLGDTLIDNFPEDEIEFVVAHELGHYVSKDTWRLIFAGEALSALLFVIAQRSTPRNEREELRKRALLLVRFYAVMMVATQLLRPFLFGFSRSREWAADRFALETTRDAPTGASAFRRLRDQNLAEEDPPAWYEFFFASHPSLKKRIAALDGANEMPASSV, from the coding sequence ATGACGCGAACGTTGCAAAAGCTTCTTCTCGGGCTGGGAGCCGGGGTTTCGGCCGGGTATTTTGCGGTTCGCACGTGGGAGGCGGTGCGGCAGTGGCACGATCCGCCGGCGCCGCTGGAAAAAGACGCAGCTGCCTACGCGCGGACGCGACGACGCTTGGAAGTCGCCGAGACGGTTCGCGGCATTGCCGGAGCCGTCGCCTTCGCGTACGGGCCCGTCGGCGAAGCGCTCGACGAGGCGACCCTCGATGCGCCGCCGTGGCTGCGCCCGGCGCTCTTGGTCGGTCCGGCCGTCTTAGCGTCGGCGGCGCTCGATCTTCCCGTTTCTTTCGTGCAAGATTACGCGCTCGAACGGCGCTACGGTTTGAGCGAACAATCGCGCGCGTCGTGGCTCGTCGATTACGCCAAGAGCGCCGCTCTTTCGACCGGTTTGACGGTCTTCGTCACGTCGCTTTTCGGCGTCGCCGTCCGTCACGCACCGCGGTGGTGGCCGCTGATCGCCAGCCTCGGCACCCTTCCGCTGTTCGTGCTGGGAAACCTGATCGTTCCGCTCTACGTCATGCCGTTGTTCAACGAGTTCTCGCCCGTCACGGGGTCGCTCGAACGGCGGCTGCGCGCGCTGGCGTCGCGCTATGGGGTCGGCGACGCCGAGATTTTGCGCATGAACATGAGCAAGCAAACGCGCAAGGCCAACGCCTTCGTCACCGGCATCGGAAACACGCATCGCATCGTGCTCGGCGACACGCTCATCGACAACTTCCCCGAAGACGAGATCGAGTTCGTCGTGGCGCACGAACTCGGGCATTACGTGAGTAAGGATACTTGGCGCCTCATTTTCGCCGGCGAGGCGCTCTCCGCGCTGCTTTTCGTCATCGCGCAGCGCTCCACACCGCGCAACGAGCGCGAAGAGCTGCGTAAACGCGCGCTGCTCTTGGTTCGGTTCTACGCGGTGATGATGGTCGCGACGCAGCTGCTGCGGCCTTTTCTGTTTGGATTCTCGCGTTCGCGGGAGTGGGCCGCCGATCGCTTCGCCCTCGAAACTACGCGCGACGCGCCAACCGGCGCATCGGCGTTTCGCCGTTTACGCGATCAAAATCTTGCCGAAGAGGATCCGCCGGCGTGGTACGAGTTCTTCTTCGCGTCCCATCCGTCGCTCAAAAAGCGCATCGCCGCGCTCGACGGCGCTAATGAAATGCCGGCAAGCTCGGTTTGA
- a CDS encoding amidohydrolase family protein encodes MKLLLNGRFYSFDTATGQFVPYDSLLIDGGRIAALDETPRGIGVELIDLNGAVVFPAFADCHVHLTDTGYFLGDRDLGSRRSYDDFVRGVERIPNENGIVLGGQYDESTWRDGRVADAAPLERFHGGARALLSRIDGHSCIVNRRTLEWLDLSGDIEGIERDGEGRPTGKLFLAANWRAQAAFLAQIPLATRRDAERRAVDLALSRGALHLHAQLVGFAREQYAAEVEAMRALPAKIHPKICEPDAALAHELGLPYVGGDVFLDGSIGSRTAALVHPYADAPTSGALRFSDDELLGYYSQAEALGIAAGVHAIGDAAIEQALRVWERVLGAKPSSRGCRHFIEHFEIATDEQIEACARMEIALSMQPQFDALWANEGGMYDVRLGNARKRTMNAFGRIERAGALVCGGDDSPVCALDPLAGMQAIIEHHEPSERLSANRALAIYTINAACLGYAENETGNLAPGLAADLVVLDRDPLEIDDFTSCKVLATWKDGEVAYSAS; translated from the coding sequence GTGAAGCTTCTGCTCAACGGGCGATTCTACTCTTTCGACACGGCGACCGGTCAGTTCGTTCCGTACGATTCGCTGCTGATCGACGGCGGCCGCATCGCCGCGCTTGACGAAACGCCGCGAGGCATCGGCGTCGAACTGATCGATCTCAACGGCGCCGTCGTCTTTCCCGCGTTCGCCGACTGTCACGTCCATCTCACCGACACGGGCTACTTCCTCGGCGATCGCGATCTGGGGAGCAGGCGCTCCTACGACGATTTCGTGCGCGGGGTGGAACGCATTCCTAACGAAAACGGCATCGTGTTGGGCGGCCAGTATGACGAAAGCACGTGGCGCGACGGCCGTGTCGCCGATGCCGCGCCGCTGGAGCGGTTCCACGGCGGAGCGCGCGCGCTGCTCTCACGCATCGACGGTCACTCCTGCATCGTCAACCGACGGACGCTGGAATGGCTCGATTTGTCCGGCGACATCGAAGGCATCGAGCGCGACGGTGAAGGGCGCCCGACGGGCAAGCTCTTCCTCGCAGCGAACTGGCGCGCGCAAGCCGCCTTTCTCGCGCAGATTCCGTTGGCAACTCGACGCGACGCCGAACGTCGCGCGGTCGATCTGGCGCTGTCGCGCGGCGCGCTGCACTTGCACGCCCAGCTCGTCGGTTTCGCTCGCGAGCAGTACGCCGCCGAAGTCGAAGCGATGCGCGCCCTGCCGGCCAAGATTCATCCGAAGATTTGCGAGCCCGACGCCGCGCTGGCCCACGAACTCGGACTGCCGTACGTCGGCGGCGACGTCTTTCTCGACGGGTCGATCGGCAGCCGCACCGCTGCGCTCGTGCATCCGTACGCCGACGCTCCGACCAGTGGCGCCCTACGATTTTCCGACGACGAGCTGCTGGGCTATTATTCGCAAGCCGAAGCGCTGGGAATCGCGGCCGGCGTGCACGCGATCGGCGATGCGGCCATCGAACAGGCGCTGCGCGTTTGGGAGCGCGTGCTGGGCGCAAAGCCGTCGTCGCGCGGATGCCGGCACTTCATCGAACATTTCGAAATCGCAACCGACGAGCAGATCGAGGCCTGCGCGCGCATGGAGATCGCGCTCTCGATGCAGCCGCAGTTCGACGCGTTGTGGGCCAACGAGGGCGGCATGTACGACGTCCGGCTCGGCAACGCACGTAAGCGCACGATGAATGCGTTCGGCCGCATCGAACGCGCCGGCGCTTTGGTGTGCGGCGGCGACGACAGTCCGGTGTGCGCTCTCGATCCGCTTGCCGGAATGCAGGCGATTATCGAGCATCACGAGCCCTCGGAGCGCCTATCGGCAAACCGCGCGCTCGCGATCTACACGATCAATGCCGCTTGCCTCGGTTACGCGGAAAACGAGACGGGAAATCTCGCGCCGGGTCTGGCCGCCGACCTGGTCGTACTCGATCGCGATCCGCTGGAAATCGACGATTTTACGTCGTGCAAAGTTTTGGCTACGTGGAAGGACGGAGAAGTCGCGTATAGCGCGTCATGA
- a CDS encoding DUF3175 domain-containing protein — translation MARKYWSNKVTHESNALDLEPAVFKHDDPKAIARSLKRSAEHSKRRKSSPYRSAMSMLTFYINRAGKNLPKERLKVLERAKDALRAEFGRA, via the coding sequence ATGGCACGCAAGTACTGGTCGAACAAAGTCACCCATGAGAGCAATGCTCTCGACTTGGAACCCGCCGTTTTCAAACACGACGATCCCAAGGCCATCGCGCGCTCGCTCAAACGATCGGCAGAGCACAGCAAACGGCGCAAGAGCAGTCCCTACCGTTCGGCCATGTCGATGCTGACGTTCTACATCAATCGCGCCGGAAAAAATCTGCCGAAGGAGCGACTGAAGGTGCTCGAGCGGGCCAAGGACGCGCTCCGCGCGGAGTTCGGGCGAGCGTAA
- a CDS encoding P-loop NTPase gives MPHIEIEVGPQTNIKELVAALPIAAEVMTAFGLGCSGCGVSKYETIEQGAAAHGLRVEPIVAALKQARLSGFVPMIDKEDRRPNRRAPGEFAGRAKIAHVVPIMSGKGGVGKSLVTALIAIGLRRRHLRVGILDADITGPSIPKLFGLHTPLLIEADPVKKTPQGQSQPLMVPAVSRSAIEIVSSNLLTDKEDTAMVWRGPIVSGVIRQFYEQVVWSELDYLLIDLPPGTSDAPLTVLQSLSIDGVVLVTMPQALATMIVRKAANLVHQLKKPVIGVVENMSYFVAPDTGTRYEIFGPSYADRVAELAQAPVLARIPIDPEKARLADEGRVEEIDDPICDELAGHLIEAIAAHPKPKETISII, from the coding sequence ATGCCCCATATCGAGATCGAGGTCGGCCCGCAAACCAACATCAAGGAACTCGTCGCCGCGCTGCCCATCGCGGCCGAGGTGATGACCGCGTTCGGCTTGGGCTGCAGCGGCTGCGGCGTGAGCAAATACGAAACCATCGAGCAGGGCGCCGCCGCGCACGGCTTGCGCGTCGAACCAATCGTTGCCGCGCTCAAGCAGGCACGCCTTTCCGGCTTCGTTCCGATGATCGACAAAGAAGATCGCCGCCCCAATCGTCGCGCTCCCGGTGAGTTTGCAGGACGTGCGAAGATCGCACACGTGGTTCCGATCATGTCGGGTAAGGGCGGCGTCGGAAAGTCGCTCGTGACCGCGTTGATCGCTATTGGATTGCGGCGAAGACATTTGCGCGTCGGCATTCTCGACGCGGACATCACCGGACCGTCGATTCCAAAGCTTTTTGGCTTGCACACCCCGCTGCTCATCGAAGCGGATCCGGTCAAGAAGACGCCGCAAGGACAATCGCAACCGCTCATGGTGCCGGCGGTATCGCGCAGCGCGATCGAAATCGTCAGCTCGAATCTTCTCACCGACAAGGAAGACACCGCAATGGTGTGGCGCGGCCCGATCGTGTCGGGTGTGATCCGCCAGTTTTACGAACAAGTGGTCTGGAGCGAGCTCGACTATCTCTTGATCGATCTTCCGCCCGGAACGTCGGACGCGCCGTTGACGGTGCTGCAGTCGCTATCGATTGACGGCGTCGTGCTGGTCACGATGCCGCAGGCCCTGGCGACGATGATCGTTCGCAAAGCCGCCAACTTGGTGCACCAGCTCAAGAAGCCCGTTATCGGCGTCGTCGAGAACATGTCGTACTTCGTCGCTCCCGATACCGGCACGCGCTACGAAATCTTCGGACCGTCCTATGCCGATCGCGTCGCGGAACTGGCGCAGGCGCCGGTTTTAGCACGCATCCCCATCGATCCCGAGAAGGCCCGTCTCGCCGACGAAGGACGCGTCGAGGAAATCGACGATCCGATCTGCGACGAGCTGGCCGGCCATCTCATCGAGGCGATCGCCGCGCATCCCAAGCCGAAGGAGACCATCTCGATCATCTAG
- a CDS encoding DNA-processing protein DprA, whose amino-acid sequence MHVLGRLPEGGIAIIGSRTPPDEAGVFAFEIARRVGEPVIAGLAMGIDSMAHRGALAAGTPTVAFVGYGFGCTDPPENEELERAIIEHGGAVATLRERHEPVSPEGLIERDRLQAQHARAVVLVCSEIDGGAMHAMRFARELGKPRFAVQPPEGAQDDAVWAGNVQAIADGAVPIPFDVEKALPAIK is encoded by the coding sequence ATGCATGTGCTCGGCCGTCTTCCCGAAGGTGGAATCGCTATTATCGGCAGCCGCACGCCTCCCGACGAAGCCGGCGTGTTTGCGTTTGAGATCGCGCGCCGTGTCGGCGAACCCGTGATCGCGGGCTTGGCGATGGGGATCGACTCGATGGCGCATCGCGGAGCGCTCGCCGCGGGCACGCCGACTGTGGCTTTTGTCGGATACGGCTTCGGCTGCACCGATCCGCCGGAAAATGAAGAACTCGAGCGGGCGATCATCGAGCACGGCGGCGCGGTCGCGACCTTGCGCGAACGGCACGAACCAGTTTCGCCCGAAGGGCTGATCGAGCGCGACCGCTTGCAGGCCCAACATGCGCGCGCGGTCGTCTTGGTATGCAGTGAAATCGACGGCGGTGCGATGCACGCTATGCGCTTTGCCCGCGAGCTCGGCAAGCCGCGTTTTGCGGTGCAGCCTCCCGAGGGCGCACAAGACGACGCGGTATGGGCCGGCAACGTGCAGGCCATTGCCGACGGCGCAGTCCCGATCCCGTTCGACGTCGAGAAAGCGCTGCCGGCAATCAAGTGA
- a CDS encoding glutamate-1-semialdehyde 2,1-aminomutase: MIRDRSAAERALDVLAGGCDSPVRSGWGVGGSMFVQSRAQGAYAYDEEGRRYVDYVMAYGPLLFGHTHPALVTGLDDIARSGFVWGSTHPEEVRLAERIRAYLPSMERLRFVTTGTEAMMSAIRAARAFTRRTLVLKFAGNYHGHFDLALLNAGASAHTPDGAASGIPDGVMRDVAVARYNDLASVDAFLRGREKELAAIVVEPIVGNMGYVAPQPGFLEGLRERAARYGALLVFDEVITWLRFGLRGAQERLEIVPDVTAIGKIMGGGAPIAAFGGREDVMAVLAPTGSTFTGGTHAGNPFCVAMAHRVIDLLEAHPEYYPYMDALAKRLANGIRRIFAERELPYTVVQHESIVDFKFRAGTPNRNYDDALSADKSRYAGYYHAMLERGVLLPPSQNEVMFVSTAHTAADVDETLDAIGSSLSL; this comes from the coding sequence GTGATTCGCGATCGATCGGCGGCGGAGCGTGCGCTCGACGTGCTCGCCGGCGGATGCGATTCGCCGGTTCGCTCCGGATGGGGCGTCGGCGGCTCCATGTTCGTACAGAGCCGGGCGCAAGGAGCGTACGCGTACGACGAAGAGGGACGCCGTTACGTCGATTACGTGATGGCTTACGGACCACTGCTCTTCGGACACACGCATCCGGCGCTCGTCACCGGACTCGACGATATCGCTCGAAGCGGTTTCGTTTGGGGCTCGACGCATCCCGAAGAAGTCCGGCTGGCCGAGCGCATTCGCGCCTACCTGCCGTCGATGGAGCGCCTGCGCTTCGTCACCACCGGTACCGAAGCGATGATGAGCGCGATCCGCGCGGCGCGAGCGTTTACGCGCCGTACGCTGGTTCTCAAGTTTGCCGGCAACTACCACGGGCATTTCGATCTCGCGCTTCTCAACGCCGGCGCGTCGGCGCATACGCCCGACGGCGCGGCGAGCGGCATCCCCGACGGTGTGATGCGCGACGTTGCCGTCGCGCGGTACAACGACCTCGCATCGGTCGACGCGTTCTTGCGCGGGCGCGAGAAAGAACTCGCTGCGATCGTCGTTGAGCCGATCGTTGGTAACATGGGGTACGTTGCGCCGCAGCCGGGCTTCTTGGAAGGTCTGCGCGAGCGCGCTGCGCGCTACGGCGCTCTCCTGGTTTTCGACGAAGTGATCACGTGGCTGCGCTTTGGTTTGCGCGGCGCGCAAGAACGTCTGGAGATCGTGCCCGACGTGACCGCGATCGGAAAAATCATGGGCGGAGGCGCGCCGATCGCTGCCTTCGGCGGGCGTGAAGACGTCATGGCCGTGCTGGCGCCAACCGGGAGCACGTTCACCGGCGGAACGCACGCCGGGAATCCGTTTTGCGTTGCGATGGCGCATCGCGTGATCGACTTGCTCGAGGCGCATCCGGAATACTATCCGTACATGGATGCGCTGGCGAAGCGTTTGGCCAACGGAATCCGCCGCATCTTTGCCGAGCGCGAACTGCCGTATACCGTCGTGCAGCACGAATCGATCGTCGACTTCAAGTTCCGTGCCGGCACGCCGAACCGCAACTACGACGACGCGCTTTCGGCGGACAAATCGCGCTACGCCGGCTACTATCACGCGATGCTCGAACGCGGCGTTCTGCTCCCGCCGTCGCAAAACGAGGTCATGTTCGTGTCGACCGCGCATACCGCGGCCGACGTCGACGAAACGCTCGACGCGATCGGCTCGTCGCTCTCGTTATAG
- a CDS encoding sulfotransferase, which produces MRLTEPLVAFVRGSARSGTTLLSDIMNENPEIAILVEQPLGDLAHGIAGIFWFEKHRDEQRETIAARSRKASKKHGAKHYDPIENPDRMRYPRRYPMRDRFAHIVAAIVGASLEKPAARIIGSKTPGHWNDYELRIVQELFEQVRYVFIVRNPLDTINSIVNRRNAAREGRDLWPDKPIAEAISRYREGVCLLLSCASSYPEHTYVIRYDDLIDDTDRTLQGLGRFLGVELRDTSGLVRPSRPAENVLSHAEDAAVRSALGDAIDTWRSKRLTGPVGVVETQLDDCIDVARPGKEYRFDAPVGERGVLGSGWSGAQPKGIWSDAAVSDVFFRVPAGGEYLVTVRFSASAASKREPMTFHTSLANDERAHTLRKGGAGQIVLGPLRLEGGRAHRLRFSFGELQSAKGLLLRRLRVDAR; this is translated from the coding sequence GTGCGCCTTACCGAGCCTCTTGTAGCGTTCGTTCGCGGATCGGCCCGTTCGGGAACGACCCTGCTTTCCGACATCATGAACGAGAATCCGGAGATCGCGATTCTGGTCGAGCAGCCGTTAGGGGACCTCGCTCACGGAATCGCCGGGATCTTTTGGTTCGAAAAACACCGCGACGAGCAGCGCGAGACGATCGCGGCGCGCAGCCGTAAGGCCTCAAAGAAGCACGGCGCGAAGCACTACGATCCGATTGAGAATCCCGATCGCATGCGGTATCCGCGACGCTATCCGATGCGCGACCGCTTTGCCCACATCGTCGCGGCGATCGTCGGCGCGTCGCTCGAAAAGCCGGCGGCGCGGATCATCGGCTCCAAAACGCCGGGACACTGGAACGATTACGAGCTGCGCATCGTCCAAGAGCTGTTCGAACAGGTTCGCTACGTCTTCATCGTGCGCAACCCGCTCGATACGATAAACTCGATCGTCAATCGCCGAAACGCCGCGCGCGAAGGCCGCGATTTGTGGCCCGACAAGCCGATCGCCGAAGCGATCTCCCGGTATCGCGAAGGGGTCTGCTTACTGCTGTCGTGCGCGTCGAGCTATCCGGAGCACACGTACGTCATCCGGTACGACGACCTCATCGACGACACCGATCGAACGCTCCAAGGATTAGGACGCTTTCTCGGCGTCGAGCTCCGCGACACGAGCGGGCTGGTGCGGCCGTCGCGTCCGGCGGAAAACGTGCTCTCGCACGCCGAAGACGCCGCGGTTCGCTCTGCCCTCGGCGACGCCATCGATACGTGGCGGAGCAAACGGCTCACCGGTCCTGTCGGCGTCGTCGAAACTCAGCTCGATGACTGCATCGACGTTGCGCGTCCGGGCAAGGAGTACCGGTTCGACGCACCGGTGGGCGAACGCGGCGTTTTGGGATCGGGCTGGTCGGGCGCCCAGCCGAAAGGAATCTGGAGCGACGCCGCCGTTTCCGACGTTTTCTTCCGCGTGCCCGCCGGCGGCGAGTATTTGGTGACCGTCCGGTTCTCGGCGAGCGCCGCTTCAAAACGCGAGCCGATGACGTTCCACACCTCGCTTGCGAACGACGAGCGCGCGCACACGTTGCGCAAGGGAGGCGCCGGACAAATCGTGCTGGGACCTCTCCGTCTTGAGGGCGGACGCGCGCACCGGTTGCGCTTTTCGTTTGGCGAGCTGCAATCGGCAAAAGGGTTGCTGCTGCGGCGGCTCCGCGTCGACGCGCGTTGA